The window TTTGAGTAGGCAACATACACTTTTAATCTAACAAAATGCTATTTGACTTATCCGCGGTGTGAAACTGGGATCAGAACCACCTCGTCGCCATCACAAATTTCAGTTTCAAGACCATGAAGAACACTGATCTCCCTTCCATTCACAAGAATAAGCGTGTTCGGCCTTTGGTCATCAAGTTCTGGGTCAATTAATGCTTGCTTAAATTTTGGTGAAAGAGATTCAGCAAGTTTTTCAACAAGCTTCCTCATAACCGTTGGTTCATCCAGTTCTATTGAAAGCCGGCTTCTTCCAGAAAGTCCCCGAAAAACCCCTAGAAGCTTCACCTTCACGTTCACTATGCCGTCTCACCTGTCAAAAGCTCCACGATGTCCGATGCAATTTGGATAAGACCATCTGCTCGTTCAATAGCCTTCTCATGATTCGGCTCTGGAGACTGTACAACCCGCTGAACCGTCCGCTCAATTTCAACAAGACACCTTAAAACAGGGTCTTCAACAACTTTTTTCTTACCTATAGTTTGACGGACGATTGTCTCAACAAAGGCGGGGTCACCTAGGCTATAGTATATGGCCACCTGAGCCTTCCTCACGGCTTCCAAAATCAAGCTTGGAGCCATGTACGGCGTCTTTTGAGCCGCAATTAACTCTGCCTTCGCTTCCCTTAGATAGCGTAAGGCCCATCCTTTCCTATATTCATCTACCATCAACGTTCAACTCATCTCCCGATGTAAACGCGCGTTAAGCAATCCACAAATTAAAACTGTTATTCTGTTTCTTCCGTTTCAGAAATCCGGTCAGCTTCCACACTGGCCAATAATCGGGTGATATAACCTGCTATTCTATTTCTTAACCTTGCTGTAGAAATTATGGTAAGAGATTTGACCAGTTCTTGGTTGTTCTTGAAATCTGCGGTAAACTTGTTTGGGTGTTGCCTCACTAATTCTCTAGCTACTTTCTTCACCTTTTCTGTTCGAACTTTACCCAAGTATTCACTTGCCTCCGTCCCTAAACCATGTCTTATCTATCTCGCCATTACTGTTGCATTTCCCGTGCCTTTTATTACTTGCGTCTTGACAGCATTTATGAAAAGCGATTCAATTACCTTTAATGCTATTTCAAAGGCAAATCTCGTTTACGCCTTTTTTCACAAATGCAGGTATAACTGAGAATAAGATGGACTAAAAAGGGTTGATTTTTAA is drawn from Candidatus Bathyarchaeota archaeon and contains these coding sequences:
- a CDS encoding 30S ribosomal protein S17e: MGKVRTEKVKKVARELVRQHPNKFTADFKNNQELVKSLTIISTARLRNRIAGYITRLLASVEADRISETEETE